The following proteins are encoded in a genomic region of Nycticebus coucang isolate mNycCou1 chromosome 17, mNycCou1.pri, whole genome shotgun sequence:
- the DRD1 gene encoding D(1A) dopamine receptor has translation MRTLNTSTMDRAGLVVKRDFSFRILTACFLSLLILSTLLGNTLVCAAVIRFRHLRSKVTNFFVISLAVSDLLVAVLVMPWKAVAEIAGFWPFGSFCNIWVAFDIMCSTASILNLCVISMDRYWAISSPFRYERKMTPKAAFILISVAWTLSVLISFIPVQLSWHKAKPTSLSDGNATSLDETIDNCDSSLSRTYAISSSVISFYIPVAIMLVTYTRIYRIAQKQIRRISALERAAVHAKNCQTTTGNGKPVECSQPESSFKMSFKRETKVLKTLSVIMGVFVCCWLPFFILNCILPFCGSGETQPFCIDSITFDVFVWFGWANSSLNPIIYAFNADFRKAFSTLLGCYRLCPTTNNAIETVSINNNGAVVFSSHHEPRGSISKECNLVYLIPHAVGSSEDLKKEEAGGIAKPLEKLSPALSVILDYDTDVSLEKIQPITQNGQHPT, from the coding sequence ATGAGGACTCTGAACACCTCCACCATGGACCGGGCTGGGCTGGTGGTGAAGAGGGACTTCTCTTTCCGCATCCTCACTGCCTGTTTTTTGTCCCTGCTCATCCTGTCCACTCTCCTGGGGAACACACTGGTCTGTGCTGCTGTTATTAGGTTCCGACACCTGCGTTCCAAGGTGACTAACTTCTTTGTTATCTCCTTGGCTGTGTCGGATCTCTTAGTGGCTGTCTTGGTCATGCCCTGGAAAGCAGTGGCTGAGATTGCTGGCTTCTGGCCATTTGGGTCCTTCTGTAACATCTGGGTGGCCTTTGACATCATGTGCTCCACGGCATCCATCCTCAACCTCTGTGTGATCAGCATGGACAGGTACTGGGCTATCTCCAGCCCCTTCCGTTATGAGAGGAAGATGACCCCTAAGGCAGCCTTCATCCTGATCAGCGTGGCTTGGACCTTGTCTGTCCTTATCTCTTTCATCCCAGTGCAGCTTAGCTGGCACAAGGCAAAACCCACCAGCCTTTCTGATGGGAATGCCACATCCCTGGATGAGACCATAGACAACTGTGATTCTAGCCTGAGCAGGACATATGCCATTTCGTCCTCCGTAATAAGCTTTTACATCCCTGTGGCCATCATGCTTGTCACCTACACCAGGATCTACAGGATTGCCCAGAAACAAATACGGCGCATCTCTGCCTTGGAGAGGGCAGCGGTCCATGCCAAGAATTGCCAGACCACCACAGGTAATGGAAAACCTGTCGAATGTTCTCAACCTGAAAGCTCTTTTAAGATGTCCTTCAAGAGAGAGACTAAAGTTCTGAAGACTCTGTCGGTGATCATGGGGGTGTTTGTATGCTGCTGGCTGCCCTTCTTCATCTTGAACTGCATTCTGCCCTTCTGTGGGTCTGGGGAGACCCAGCCTTTCTGCATCGATTCCATCACCTTTGATGTGTTTGTGTGGTTTGGGTGGGCTAATTCCTCCTTGAACCCCATCATTTATGCTTTCAATGCTGATTTTCGGAAGGCATTTTCAACCCTCTTAGGATGCTACAGACTTTGCCCTACGACGAATAATGCCATAGAGACAGTTAGCATCAATAACAATGGGGCTGTGGTGTTTTCCAGCCATCACGAGCCACGAGGCTCCATCTCCAAGGAGTGCAATCTGGTTTACCTGATCCCACATGCTGTGGGCTCCTCTGAGGACCTGAAAAAGGAGGAGGCAGGCGGAATAGCCAAACCCTTGGAGAAGCTGTCCCCAGCCCTGTCAGTCATATTGGACTATGACACTGACGTCTCTTTAGAGAAAATCCAACCCATCACACAAAACGGACAGCACCCAACCTGA